Proteins encoded in a region of the Stieleria neptunia genome:
- a CDS encoding exopolyphosphatase, translating into MTNTTQRYRLLTRSDFDGLVCALLLKELDILGEIKFVHPKDMQDGEIEVTENDILTNLPYVPGCHLCFDHHSSEEIRNEGEQSDNYVLSTSADSAARVVYDYFGGPERFPKISAAMMDAVDKADAAKFSADEILNPQGWALLSFLMDARTGLGRFRSFRVSNYQLMMDLIDCCRDLDIEDILLLPDVRERVELYEEHRELAQEQLGRCATVHDNLVVLDLRDEETIYATNRFVIYSVFPQCNISIHVLWGKQQQNTVFTIGKSILDRSCRTDVGELCYQYGGGGHEAAGTCQVEHEAAERVLQELITRINADQHAGADTTPLEV; encoded by the coding sequence ATGACCAACACAACACAACGCTACCGCTTGCTGACTCGAAGTGACTTTGACGGACTCGTCTGCGCGCTGCTGCTGAAAGAACTCGACATCCTCGGCGAGATCAAATTCGTTCACCCGAAGGACATGCAAGACGGCGAGATCGAGGTGACCGAAAATGACATCTTGACCAACCTGCCTTACGTGCCGGGTTGTCACCTCTGCTTCGATCACCACAGCAGTGAAGAGATTCGTAACGAAGGCGAACAATCCGACAACTACGTGCTGTCCACCAGCGCCGACTCCGCCGCACGCGTCGTCTATGACTATTTCGGCGGCCCCGAGCGATTCCCGAAAATCAGCGCAGCGATGATGGACGCGGTCGACAAAGCCGATGCCGCAAAGTTCTCGGCCGACGAAATTCTAAACCCTCAAGGCTGGGCACTGCTTTCGTTCCTGATGGATGCACGCACCGGACTGGGACGATTCCGCAGCTTCCGCGTGTCCAACTACCAACTGATGATGGATCTGATCGATTGTTGCCGCGATCTGGATATCGAAGACATCCTGCTGTTGCCCGATGTCCGCGAGCGTGTCGAACTGTACGAGGAACATCGCGAGCTTGCCCAAGAACAGCTTGGGCGCTGCGCCACCGTCCATGACAACTTGGTCGTGTTGGATTTGCGCGACGAAGAAACGATCTATGCGACCAACCGATTCGTGATCTATTCGGTCTTCCCACAATGCAACATTTCGATCCACGTGCTGTGGGGCAAACAGCAACAGAACACGGTGTTCACGATCGGAAAATCGATCCTGGACCGATCCTGTCGCACCGACGTCGGTGAACTCTGTTACCAATACGGCGGCGGCGGCCACGAAGCCGCTGGAACCTGCCAGGTCGAACACGAAGCGGCCGAGCGCGTCTTGCAAGAGTTGATCACACGGATCAACGCCGACCAACACGCCGGCGCCGACACCACACCGCTGGAAGTCTAA
- a CDS encoding PAS domain S-box protein has protein sequence MDSSEAPQELELQSDLTGCAVPIVGLGASAGGLTALETLFEQLPIDTGAAFVVVQHLSPDHESHMSELLGRRTKMATVQLSEAIEPAPNTVYLLPPAKHVVLQDGQLQLRDREDDGELNLPIDKFFHSLAEQNDRQLAAMILSGTGSDGSEGIVGVNRVGGLVLSQDEDSAQFNSMPLNAIKTQAVHVVAPVVELAEALVSFLAGVSIEDVISHCSPFIERNDLESVYQRLEQACGVDFEQYKLGTFTRRLSRRMLLSKIDQLDQYIQRLDRDPAELSRLADDLMIGVTRFFRDPDGYQRLANRCIRPAVAAKSSGDEFRAWIAGCATGQEAYSVAMLIHHECEKSGVELGIKIFATDLHPEAIRFAQRGQFPAESLPEIPSEFRDKYLVRKADGFEICKDVRNSIVFARHDVLQDAPFTGMDLVTCRNLLIYLVDDAQRRVLNMFAHALKARGVLWLGPSETPGDLVEDFAILDKHWRIFQKDRDSRLPLDLKLRKRPLHNAKLSYRPRSSRAPSPALVASYDRILEQYAPPGILVDDDLRPLQIFGDLSRFTTPRPGRLTGTVDDILVEPLRLPIALAIERMKADQLQVISERAVLDRDPIEIRISAYLHATQAETHYLISFGSSDAPTGPTSTGEPTRGPIAAAAPSQPADPSATTDSTPADASNLAFNAERIRMLEMELEFTRENLQATIEEVETTNEELQSSNEELTSSNEELQSTNEELHSVNEELHTSNAESSRRLQLLTETTRDLETVMLESDVGIVLVDNELNIRRVTPAAADILLIRRKDAEGERLVDYAHALEGVDLVELVSQVSREHQTIERETIDRRDDPILLRASPYRERSGVVLTMTNLRTVKETSDKLRKLTSIVQDSTDAIIGVELDLRVTSWNRGATRLFGHEFDVSRNSELCDVLPSEICDVCQTLIRQLVRKGEVAAKEIATDIMDKRRTLQIRVTPVLDEFERVSSAAITLSDITTMRRAEQQLRLRTRAIDAASNGILIVDAQKDDMPIVYANQGFQQLTGFDPTDVKGRNCRFLQGPETDPADIQQIRDAIKNQESCRITLLNYRRDNTQFYNELVITPIFDADGQLTHYVGVQSDVTDMVEASQSLKRSELEYRSTFENAAIGIAHVGLEGEWLRANEKISQILGYSWDELKTMSFQDLTHPEDLDKDLLLFMQMKRGEIPGYSMEKRYIHKDGHTIWANLTTSIRRDVDNTAECCISLIEDITDRKLTEQKLAASRAIITEVIEKSQDPFISFDEHGVIQVANQAALNFSGQESGLLDRSFTTLFGDQAEPPLLAAVERVRQSQRAETTEYYSRRLNRWYDARVFPVESGAAVYMTDVTGRKETESYLEAARIAAEEASQAKSQFLTNMSHEIRSPMSAILGFADLSLRDIREGNDVDPDNLETVIRNGRFLLRIINDILDLSKVEAGKLEVRRSRFKLLPMLADINELMRHRSESSGVPLTIEFDGAIPSRLRSDRSRVEQILVNLIGNALKFTPEGSVRIVISMDEQHFIQFRVIDTGIGISESNFERLFQTFSQVHDRKIVGVEGTGLGLVISKRLANLLGGDITATSVEGEGSEFALRLPVEESTEMIEPTADDLKPRRTDINDLPRINARVLVADDARDVRLVTTRLLSRAGADVVEVVNGAEAVKAVRQAEAENKPFACVLMDMQMPELDGREATQQIRDQGYTVPVIALTAGATNDEINDALAAGCSEFMAKPVDAGGLINRVAALTSAARH, from the coding sequence ATGGATTCCAGCGAAGCGCCCCAAGAATTGGAACTCCAAAGCGACCTGACCGGTTGCGCGGTCCCGATCGTGGGTCTGGGAGCATCGGCGGGGGGCTTGACCGCCCTGGAGACACTATTCGAGCAATTGCCGATCGACACCGGCGCTGCCTTTGTGGTCGTCCAGCATTTGTCGCCGGACCACGAAAGCCACATGAGCGAATTGCTCGGCCGCCGCACCAAGATGGCCACGGTTCAATTGTCCGAGGCGATCGAGCCCGCACCGAACACCGTGTACCTGCTGCCCCCGGCGAAACACGTCGTCCTGCAAGACGGGCAACTTCAACTTCGCGACCGGGAAGACGACGGCGAGCTGAATCTGCCGATCGACAAGTTCTTTCACTCCTTGGCCGAACAGAACGATCGCCAACTCGCCGCGATGATTCTTTCGGGCACCGGCAGCGACGGCAGCGAGGGAATTGTGGGGGTCAATCGCGTCGGCGGATTGGTACTGTCACAAGACGAGGACAGCGCTCAATTCAATAGCATGCCGCTCAACGCGATCAAGACCCAAGCGGTGCACGTGGTCGCCCCGGTCGTGGAACTGGCCGAAGCCCTGGTCTCCTTCCTGGCCGGCGTCTCGATCGAAGACGTCATCTCACATTGCTCACCGTTCATCGAACGCAATGACCTGGAATCGGTCTACCAGCGGTTGGAACAAGCATGCGGCGTGGATTTTGAACAATACAAGCTCGGCACGTTCACCCGGCGTTTGTCGCGACGGATGCTGCTGTCCAAAATCGACCAGCTCGATCAGTACATCCAACGGCTCGACCGCGATCCGGCCGAACTGTCGCGGTTGGCCGATGACCTGATGATCGGCGTCACGCGGTTCTTTCGCGATCCCGACGGTTATCAGCGGTTGGCCAATCGTTGCATTCGACCGGCCGTCGCGGCGAAGTCCTCCGGAGACGAATTTCGAGCCTGGATCGCCGGTTGCGCGACCGGCCAAGAAGCCTACAGCGTCGCGATGTTGATCCATCACGAATGCGAAAAGTCAGGTGTCGAGCTGGGGATCAAAATTTTTGCCACCGATCTGCACCCCGAAGCGATCCGCTTCGCCCAGCGAGGACAGTTTCCCGCGGAATCGCTGCCGGAGATCCCGTCGGAGTTTCGCGACAAGTACCTGGTGCGGAAAGCCGATGGTTTTGAAATCTGCAAAGACGTTCGCAACTCCATCGTCTTCGCCCGGCACGATGTGCTGCAGGATGCGCCCTTCACCGGCATGGACCTGGTCACCTGTCGCAACCTGTTGATCTATCTGGTCGATGACGCGCAGCGACGCGTGCTGAACATGTTCGCCCACGCGCTCAAAGCGCGGGGCGTATTGTGGCTGGGCCCCAGCGAAACCCCCGGCGACCTGGTCGAAGACTTTGCGATCCTCGACAAACATTGGCGGATCTTTCAAAAGGACCGTGACTCACGGTTACCGCTCGACCTGAAATTACGCAAACGACCGCTCCACAACGCCAAGTTGTCGTATCGGCCGCGTTCGTCCCGTGCGCCTTCGCCCGCTTTGGTGGCGTCCTACGATCGCATCCTGGAACAATACGCACCGCCGGGCATTTTGGTCGACGACGACCTGCGACCGCTGCAAATCTTCGGCGATCTGTCGCGATTCACCACCCCGCGACCGGGACGCTTGACCGGTACCGTCGACGACATCCTGGTCGAACCGCTGCGGCTGCCCATCGCCCTGGCCATCGAACGGATGAAGGCCGATCAATTGCAGGTGATCTCCGAGCGTGCGGTGCTCGACCGCGATCCCATCGAGATCCGAATCAGTGCCTATCTCCACGCCACGCAAGCGGAAACCCATTATCTGATCAGCTTTGGCAGCAGCGACGCACCCACCGGACCAACCTCCACCGGCGAGCCGACTCGCGGGCCGATTGCCGCTGCGGCACCATCGCAACCAGCGGATCCCTCGGCAACCACGGATTCGACGCCTGCGGACGCGTCGAACCTGGCGTTCAACGCCGAACGCATTCGCATGCTGGAGATGGAACTGGAATTCACCCGCGAGAACCTGCAAGCGACGATCGAAGAAGTCGAAACGACGAATGAAGAACTGCAGTCCAGCAACGAAGAGCTGACCAGCAGCAACGAGGAGTTGCAGAGCACGAATGAGGAATTGCACAGCGTCAACGAAGAACTGCATACCAGCAACGCCGAAAGCAGCCGACGCTTGCAATTGCTGACCGAAACCACCCGTGACCTGGAAACGGTCATGTTGGAAAGCGACGTGGGCATTGTCTTGGTGGACAATGAATTGAACATCCGTCGCGTCACCCCGGCGGCCGCCGATATCTTGCTGATCCGCCGCAAGGATGCCGAAGGCGAACGGCTGGTCGATTATGCCCATGCGCTCGAGGGGGTCGATTTGGTGGAATTGGTCAGTCAGGTCAGCCGAGAACACCAAACGATCGAACGAGAAACGATCGACCGCCGCGACGATCCGATTCTGTTGCGGGCTTCGCCCTACCGCGAACGCAGCGGCGTGGTGTTGACGATGACGAATTTGCGAACCGTCAAAGAAACGTCGGACAAGCTCCGCAAACTGACGTCGATCGTCCAGGACAGCACCGATGCGATCATCGGCGTCGAACTCGATCTACGGGTCACCAGTTGGAACCGCGGCGCCACACGTCTGTTCGGTCACGAATTCGATGTGTCGCGCAACAGCGAATTGTGCGACGTCTTGCCGTCGGAGATCTGTGACGTTTGCCAGACGCTGATTCGCCAGTTGGTTCGCAAGGGTGAAGTCGCCGCGAAAGAGATTGCGACGGACATCATGGACAAACGACGGACGCTGCAGATTCGCGTCACGCCCGTCCTGGATGAATTCGAACGTGTCTCCTCGGCCGCGATCACGCTGTCCGACATCACAACCATGCGACGGGCCGAACAACAGTTGCGGTTGCGGACCCGCGCGATCGATGCGGCCAGCAACGGCATTCTGATCGTCGACGCACAAAAAGACGACATGCCGATCGTGTATGCCAATCAGGGGTTCCAACAACTGACCGGATTCGATCCCACAGATGTCAAGGGACGCAATTGCCGGTTCCTGCAAGGCCCCGAAACCGATCCGGCCGACATTCAACAGATCCGCGACGCGATCAAGAACCAGGAAAGTTGCCGCATCACACTGTTGAATTATCGCCGCGATAACACGCAGTTCTACAACGAGTTGGTGATCACGCCGATTTTTGATGCCGATGGACAATTGACACATTACGTCGGGGTGCAAAGTGATGTGACCGACATGGTCGAAGCGAGTCAGTCCTTGAAACGGAGCGAGCTGGAGTATCGCAGCACGTTCGAGAACGCCGCCATCGGAATCGCGCACGTCGGGCTGGAGGGTGAATGGTTGCGGGCCAACGAAAAGATCTCCCAGATTCTCGGCTACAGCTGGGATGAACTGAAAACGATGTCGTTTCAGGATCTGACGCATCCCGAGGATCTGGACAAAGACCTGTTGCTGTTCATGCAAATGAAACGTGGCGAGATCCCCGGATACTCGATGGAGAAACGCTACATTCACAAAGACGGCCACACGATCTGGGCGAACTTGACCACCTCGATTCGTCGCGATGTCGACAACACCGCCGAATGTTGTATCTCGTTGATCGAAGATATCACCGATCGAAAGCTGACCGAACAGAAACTCGCTGCATCGCGGGCGATCATCACCGAAGTGATCGAGAAGAGCCAAGACCCGTTCATCAGTTTCGACGAACACGGTGTGATCCAGGTCGCCAACCAGGCGGCGTTGAACTTTTCCGGCCAGGAATCGGGCTTGCTCGATCGCAGCTTCACCACCCTGTTCGGCGACCAAGCCGAGCCGCCGCTGTTGGCTGCCGTGGAGCGTGTCCGTCAATCGCAGCGGGCCGAGACGACCGAGTACTATTCGCGGCGGCTGAATCGCTGGTATGACGCCCGGGTGTTTCCGGTCGAAAGCGGCGCGGCGGTCTACATGACCGATGTGACCGGCCGAAAAGAAACCGAATCGTATCTGGAAGCCGCCCGCATCGCGGCCGAAGAAGCGAGTCAGGCCAAAAGCCAGTTCTTGACCAACATGAGTCACGAAATCCGCTCGCCGATGTCCGCGATCCTGGGCTTTGCCGATCTGTCGCTGCGTGACATCCGAGAGGGCAACGATGTCGATCCGGACAACCTGGAAACCGTGATCCGCAACGGCCGCTTCCTGCTACGGATCATCAACGACATCCTGGATCTTTCCAAAGTCGAAGCCGGCAAGTTGGAAGTCCGCCGGTCGCGATTCAAACTGCTCCCCATGCTCGCCGATATCAATGAGTTGATGCGTCACCGCAGCGAATCATCGGGCGTCCCGCTGACGATCGAGTTTGACGGTGCCATCCCCAGTCGGTTGCGAAGTGATCGCTCGCGGGTGGAACAGATCCTCGTCAACTTGATCGGCAACGCGCTGAAATTTACACCCGAAGGCAGCGTGCGGATCGTGATTTCCATGGATGAGCAACACTTTATCCAGTTCCGAGTGATCGACACCGGCATCGGCATTTCCGAAAGCAATTTCGAGCGGTTGTTTCAGACCTTTAGCCAAGTCCATGATCGCAAGATCGTCGGCGTCGAAGGCACCGGGTTGGGGTTGGTGATCAGCAAACGTCTGGCGAACTTGCTCGGTGGCGACATCACGGCGACCAGCGTCGAAGGGGAGGGCAGCGAGTTCGCATTGCGGTTGCCGGTCGAGGAGTCGACCGAGATGATCGAACCGACGGCTGACGATTTAAAGCCACGTCGGACCGACATCAACGATTTACCGCGAATCAACGCACGCGTCCTGGTCGCCGACGATGCCCGAGACGTCCGACTGGTGACGACCCGTTTGCTGTCTCGCGCCGGCGCGGATGTCGTGGAAGTCGTCAACGGCGCCGAAGCGGTCAAAGCCGTCCGCCAGGCCGAAGCGGAAAACAAGCCGTTCGCCTGCGTGCTGATGGACATGCAGATGCCCGAACTGGACGGCCGCGAAGCGACGCAACAGATTCGTGACCAAGGCTACACCGTGCCCGTGATCGCGCTGACCGCCGGAGCGACCAACGATGAAATCAATGATGCCCTCGCGGCCGGATGCAGCGAATTCATGGCCAAACCCGTCGACGCCGGCGGCCTGATCAACCGCGTCGCGGCACTGACCAGCGCGGCACGGCACTGA
- a CDS encoding heavy metal translocating P-type ATPase, which produces MITLHLVLRFGTSSAPTIVALPLWGVLVLGGIPLVWDLLLKMFRREFGSDLLAGISIVTSALLEEYLAGSLVVLMLSGGEALEAYAVRSASSVLRALSQRMPSVAHRKRGAEVEDIALDELAIDDIVAVFPHEICPIDGTVIEGHGVMDESYLTGEPYMMSKTPGSAVLSGAINGESALIIRAEKLAVDSRYAKIMEVMEASETQKPKMRRLADKLGAWYTPLAVAIGVAAWIATGNPVRFLAVMVVATPCPLLIGIPVAIIGSISLAARRAIIVRDPSSLEMADTCRTLIFDKTGTLTYGEPKLVQRICADQSRDQEILGIVGSLERFSKHPLAQAIVAAASEAKLAPHSVSEINEPPGQGLRGIVSGRNIEVTSRKKLLAQQPELLNQLPPQAGGLECVILVDDVYAATYQFRDTPRRDGASFIKHLGPRHSIRRTMMVSGDRESEVRYLAEQVGIEDVSFSQSPEQKLDIVNAETAKANSIFVGDGINDAPALMAATVGIAFGQNSDVTTEAADVVVLDSSLQKIDEFLHISRRMRRIALQSAIGGMALSIVGMMLAAAGYLSPVAGAICQEVIDVAAVLNALRVALPPKSMIDFEPSESEH; this is translated from the coding sequence ATGATCACGCTGCATTTGGTCCTGCGTTTTGGCACCAGCAGCGCGCCAACGATCGTCGCACTCCCGCTGTGGGGTGTGCTGGTGTTGGGGGGCATCCCGCTGGTCTGGGATTTGTTGTTGAAGATGTTTCGGCGGGAGTTCGGTTCGGACCTGTTGGCCGGGATCTCGATCGTGACCTCGGCGCTGTTGGAAGAGTATCTGGCGGGATCGCTTGTCGTGCTGATGCTCTCCGGTGGCGAAGCGTTGGAAGCCTATGCGGTGCGGAGCGCCTCGTCGGTGCTGCGTGCCCTCAGCCAACGGATGCCCTCGGTGGCGCACCGGAAACGGGGCGCGGAGGTCGAGGACATCGCGTTGGACGAGTTGGCGATCGATGACATCGTCGCCGTCTTTCCGCACGAAATCTGCCCGATCGACGGGACGGTGATCGAAGGGCACGGGGTGATGGACGAATCGTACCTGACCGGTGAACCTTACATGATGTCCAAGACACCGGGTTCGGCGGTACTGTCCGGGGCGATCAACGGCGAATCGGCGCTGATCATCCGAGCCGAAAAGTTGGCGGTCGATTCGCGCTACGCCAAGATCATGGAGGTGATGGAGGCGTCCGAAACGCAGAAACCCAAGATGCGACGGTTGGCCGACAAGCTGGGCGCCTGGTACACGCCCTTGGCCGTGGCCATCGGTGTGGCGGCCTGGATCGCAACGGGCAACCCGGTGCGGTTTTTGGCGGTGATGGTGGTCGCCACACCTTGCCCGCTGTTGATCGGGATTCCGGTTGCGATCATCGGCTCGATCTCCCTGGCCGCACGCCGCGCGATCATCGTGCGCGACCCCTCGTCACTGGAGATGGCGGATACCTGCCGAACGTTAATCTTTGACAAGACCGGCACGCTGACCTACGGCGAACCGAAGTTGGTCCAACGGATTTGCGCCGATCAAAGTCGCGATCAAGAGATTTTGGGCATCGTCGGCAGCCTGGAACGGTTTTCGAAGCATCCGCTGGCACAAGCCATTGTCGCCGCCGCCAGCGAGGCCAAGCTCGCGCCGCACAGCGTGTCGGAAATCAACGAGCCGCCGGGTCAGGGGTTGCGCGGCATCGTGTCCGGTCGAAACATTGAAGTCACCAGCCGCAAAAAGTTACTGGCCCAGCAACCCGAGCTGCTGAATCAGCTGCCACCGCAGGCGGGCGGACTGGAATGCGTGATTCTGGTGGATGATGTTTATGCCGCGACCTATCAATTTCGCGACACCCCGCGACGCGACGGCGCTTCCTTCATCAAACACTTGGGACCGCGACATTCCATCCGGCGGACGATGATGGTGTCCGGGGACCGCGAATCGGAGGTCCGATACTTGGCCGAACAAGTCGGCATTGAAGACGTTTCTTTCAGCCAAAGTCCGGAACAGAAACTGGACATCGTCAATGCCGAGACGGCCAAGGCGAATTCCATTTTTGTCGGCGACGGGATCAACGATGCGCCCGCCTTGATGGCCGCAACGGTGGGCATCGCCTTCGGTCAAAACAGCGACGTCACGACCGAAGCGGCCGACGTCGTGGTCCTGGATAGCTCGCTGCAAAAGATCGACGAATTCCTGCACATCAGTCGGCGGATGCGGCGAATCGCACTGCAGAGCGCGATCGGGGGCATGGCGCTGAGCATCGTGGGGATGATGTTGGCGGCCGCCGGATACCTGTCGCCGGTCGCCGGCGCGATTTGCCAGGAAGTCATCGACGTCGCCGCCGTGCTCAACGCGCTGCGCGTCGCGCTGCCGCCCAAGTCGATGATCGATTTTGAACCGTCCGAGAGCGAGCACTGA
- a CDS encoding sulfatase — protein sequence MIKHSGIVLALIFMFASLSAADRPNVLFIAIDDLRPQLACYGKTMMHTPNIDALASRGVLFERAYCMVPTCGASRASLFTSIRPAPQRFVTHLAWAEKDAPGMLPLHTHFKNNGYTTISLGKILHQIKDHADGWSGPAWRSKKSGYQNVEAMREAIAENKRNWPNKNKHRGPAFEASDSNDADHPDGDCINQAIQHLEGFARSPDQPFFLAVGLLKPHLPFNAPQKYFDLYDFDKIDVPDNYALPTDLPPRAVHNSGELRAYAGIHPSKPVDRQTARKLIHGYYACVSFADANVGKLLRSLDRLQLADNTIIVLWGDHGWQLGEHGMWNKHSCFETSMHAPLIVAAPQQKEVQPGTRTAALTEFIDIYPSLCDLTGLPIPDHVQGTSFAPLMTDPSRPGKPFAIGRFGTGDTIRTDQLRYSEYTDKNKFVGSMLYDHTSDPSENHDIRSLRPKVSEQLAETLNEHKGK from the coding sequence ATGATCAAGCATTCCGGGATTGTTCTCGCCTTGATATTCATGTTTGCTTCGCTCTCGGCGGCGGATCGGCCGAACGTGTTATTCATCGCGATCGATGACCTGCGGCCGCAGCTGGCCTGTTACGGCAAGACGATGATGCACACTCCCAACATCGACGCCTTGGCGAGCCGCGGTGTGTTGTTCGAGCGCGCGTATTGTATGGTGCCGACCTGTGGTGCGTCACGCGCGTCGTTGTTCACCAGCATTCGCCCGGCGCCCCAACGCTTCGTCACGCACTTGGCCTGGGCGGAAAAAGACGCGCCGGGCATGCTGCCGCTGCACACCCACTTCAAAAACAACGGCTACACCACGATCAGCCTGGGCAAGATCCTGCACCAGATCAAGGACCACGCCGACGGCTGGAGCGGTCCGGCGTGGCGCTCGAAGAAGTCGGGTTACCAGAACGTCGAAGCGATGCGGGAGGCGATCGCGGAAAACAAACGCAATTGGCCAAACAAGAATAAACATCGCGGACCGGCATTCGAAGCATCCGATTCCAACGATGCCGATCATCCCGACGGCGACTGCATCAATCAGGCGATCCAACACCTGGAAGGATTCGCGCGGTCGCCCGACCAGCCGTTCTTCCTGGCCGTCGGTTTGCTGAAACCTCACTTGCCGTTCAATGCGCCGCAGAAGTATTTCGACTTGTATGACTTCGACAAGATCGACGTCCCCGACAACTACGCGTTGCCGACTGATTTGCCACCCCGCGCGGTCCACAATTCCGGTGAGCTGCGAGCTTACGCGGGAATCCATCCGTCGAAACCCGTCGATCGCCAGACGGCCCGAAAGCTGATCCACGGCTATTATGCCTGCGTCAGTTTCGCCGATGCCAATGTCGGCAAGCTGCTGCGCAGTCTTGATCGATTGCAACTGGCCGACAACACCATCATCGTGCTCTGGGGAGATCACGGCTGGCAACTCGGCGAACACGGCATGTGGAACAAACATTCCTGTTTCGAAACCTCGATGCATGCACCGCTGATCGTCGCAGCGCCCCAGCAAAAGGAGGTGCAACCCGGCACGCGGACCGCCGCACTGACGGAATTCATCGACATCTATCCTTCGCTTTGCGATTTGACCGGCCTGCCAATTCCCGATCACGTGCAAGGCACCAGTTTCGCTCCGCTGATGACAGACCCCAGCCGACCCGGCAAACCGTTCGCCATCGGACGTTTCGGGACCGGTGACACGATCCGCACGGATCAACTGCGCTACAGTGAGTACACTGACAAGAATAAATTCGTCGGCAGCATGCTCTACGATCACACCAGCGACCCCAGCGAAAACCACGACATCCGATCGCTGCGCCCAAAGGTGTCGGAGCAGTTGGCCGAAACGCTCAACGAACACAAGGGCAAGTGA
- a CDS encoding glycoside hydrolase family 71/99-like protein yields MRMLTYLIVCLSLATQVPAQNVVDRTTLTGKVMCGYQGWFNCEGDGANLGWTHWAKRRNQPFGPGNVTVDLWPDLSEYAAEERFATGFRHADGRVAEVFSSANRDTVMRHFQWMQDYGIDGAFVQRFANGLASPTLLRHKNSVLSHSREGANRAGRAFAVMYDLSGLRAGEVSRVRDDWTRLQSEMKIADDPAYLHHEHHPVVAVWGIGFSDDRDYSLAECLELVQWLKSDGCTVMLGVPSFWREKKRDAVDDPLLHEILESADIVSPWSIGRYRTPSEATRHATTVWSGDRQWCDARQIDFLPVVFPGFSWHNLTGDKLDAIPRLKGQFLWSQMTAAKRAGCEMIYVAMFDEVDEGTAIFKCTNDPPHGNDAQFLTYEGLPSDHYLKLVGRGGKLLRGDVPVTETFEVSPNP; encoded by the coding sequence ATGCGAATGCTAACTTATTTGATTGTTTGTTTGTCTCTCGCCACCCAGGTGCCGGCGCAGAACGTCGTCGACCGAACCACGTTGACCGGCAAGGTGATGTGTGGCTACCAGGGCTGGTTCAACTGCGAGGGCGACGGTGCCAACCTCGGCTGGACGCACTGGGCGAAGCGACGCAACCAGCCCTTTGGACCGGGCAATGTGACGGTGGACCTGTGGCCGGACCTGTCGGAGTACGCAGCCGAGGAACGTTTCGCCACCGGTTTCCGGCATGCCGACGGTCGCGTGGCGGAGGTCTTCAGCAGTGCCAACCGCGACACCGTGATGCGTCACTTTCAATGGATGCAAGACTACGGAATCGATGGCGCATTTGTGCAGCGATTTGCCAACGGACTGGCGAGCCCCACTTTACTGCGGCACAAAAACAGTGTGCTCTCGCACAGTCGCGAGGGGGCCAACCGCGCCGGTCGTGCCTTTGCCGTGATGTACGACTTGTCGGGTCTCCGCGCGGGCGAAGTCTCCCGCGTCCGCGATGACTGGACGAGGTTGCAATCGGAAATGAAAATCGCCGACGACCCCGCCTACCTGCACCATGAACATCATCCGGTGGTCGCGGTTTGGGGAATCGGTTTCAGCGACGATCGCGACTACTCGTTGGCCGAATGCCTGGAGCTGGTACAATGGCTCAAATCCGACGGTTGCACCGTCATGCTCGGGGTACCGTCGTTCTGGCGCGAGAAAAAACGCGATGCCGTCGACGACCCATTGTTGCATGAGATTCTGGAATCGGCGGATATTGTCAGTCCCTGGAGTATCGGACGGTATCGAACACCGTCGGAAGCGACACGTCATGCGACAACGGTTTGGAGCGGCGACCGCCAATGGTGCGATGCACGACAGATTGATTTTCTGCCGGTCGTGTTTCCGGGCTTCAGTTGGCACAACTTGACCGGTGACAAACTCGATGCGATTCCGCGATTGAAGGGGCAATTTTTGTGGTCGCAAATGACCGCGGCCAAACGCGCCGGGTGCGAGATGATTTACGTCGCGATGTTCGACGAAGTCGATGAAGGCACGGCGATCTTCAAGTGCACGAACGATCCACCGCATGGGAACGATGCTCAGTTTCTGACCTACGAAGGGCTGCCGAGCGACCACTATCTGAAATTGGTCGGCCGCGGCGGCAAGCTGTTGCGGGGAGACGTGCCGGTCACCGAAACGTTCGAAGTCTCCCCGAATCCATGA